One window from the genome of Ramlibacter henchirensis encodes:
- a CDS encoding branched-chain amino acid ABC transporter permease encodes MIARLLSNDFPRNRILAVLLLVVVVTLALTPFVIPGIKALNVAAKVLVFIVLVASFDLLLGYTGIVSFAHTMFFGIGAYGVAIAFTRLGPTWPALAAGVAAALALSFVLALAIGLFSLRVRAIFFSMITLAFAAAFQTLASQLSEITGGEDGLTFKVPSVLSPSHEFSSEPFLGVSLDGRLLTYYLLFVTALVLVLALLRIVNSPFGRVLQAIRENEFRAEAIGYRVVVYRTTSAILSALFATLAGAMLALWLRYNGPDTSLSFEIMLDVLLIVVIGGMGTIYGAVIGSGLFVVAQSYLQDLLRIASEATSGLPWLSALLSPDRWLLWLGLLFVLSVYYFPTGIVGKLRSMRAASKRPPAAGEPRHSPALK; translated from the coding sequence ATGATCGCCCGACTGCTTTCCAACGACTTCCCGCGCAACCGCATCCTCGCCGTGCTGCTGCTGGTCGTGGTGGTCACGCTGGCGCTCACGCCGTTCGTGATCCCCGGCATCAAGGCGCTGAACGTCGCGGCCAAGGTGCTGGTGTTCATCGTGCTCGTCGCCAGCTTCGACCTGCTGCTGGGCTACACCGGCATCGTGAGCTTCGCGCACACCATGTTCTTCGGCATCGGCGCGTACGGCGTCGCGATCGCATTCACCCGGCTCGGGCCGACCTGGCCGGCGCTCGCCGCCGGCGTGGCCGCGGCGCTCGCGTTGTCGTTCGTGCTCGCGCTGGCCATCGGCCTGTTCTCGCTGCGGGTGCGCGCGATCTTCTTCTCGATGATCACGCTGGCCTTCGCGGCGGCCTTCCAGACCCTGGCCTCGCAGCTGTCGGAGATCACGGGCGGCGAGGACGGCCTGACCTTCAAGGTGCCGAGCGTGCTGTCCCCCAGCCACGAGTTCTCCTCCGAGCCCTTCCTCGGGGTGAGCCTGGACGGCCGGCTGCTGACCTACTACCTGCTGTTCGTCACCGCGCTGGTGCTCGTGCTGGCGCTGCTGCGCATCGTGAACTCGCCGTTCGGCCGCGTGCTGCAGGCAATCCGCGAGAACGAGTTCCGGGCCGAAGCGATCGGCTATCGCGTGGTGGTCTACCGCACGACGTCGGCCATCCTGTCGGCGCTGTTCGCCACCCTCGCGGGCGCGATGCTGGCGCTCTGGCTGCGCTACAACGGGCCGGACACGTCGCTGTCCTTCGAGATCATGCTGGACGTGCTGCTGATCGTGGTGATCGGCGGCATGGGCACGATCTACGGCGCGGTGATCGGCTCCGGGCTGTTCGTCGTCGCCCAGAGCTACCTGCAGGACCTGCTGCGCATCGCGAGCGAGGCGACGTCGGGCCTTCCATGGCTTTCCGCGCTGCTGTCGCCCGACCGCTGGCTGCTCTGGCTGGGCCTGCTGTTCGTGCTGTCCGTCTACTACTTCCCCACCGGCATCGTCGGCAAGCTGCGCTCGATGCGCGCGGC